In a genomic window of Paramicrobacterium chengjingii:
- the rnc gene encoding ribonuclease III — protein sequence MAVLGVSLDADLLELALTHRSYAYEHGASPHNERLEFLGDSVLGLAITTALYRDNPTLSEGDLAKMRAAVVSTVALAEVATTIGLGKYILLGNGEVLTGGREKSSILADTMEALFGAVYLDKGQDAATATVMRLIGPLLHDTARFGAAMDPKTHLQEAANERGAPSPDYSVESTGPDHDRRFTATVTVGDLVAATGTGTSKKQAEMAAALTAWTELNARTS from the coding sequence TTGGCGGTCCTCGGTGTTTCGCTTGACGCAGACCTTCTCGAGCTCGCGCTGACGCATCGTTCGTACGCGTATGAGCACGGTGCCTCGCCGCATAACGAACGCCTTGAGTTTCTCGGCGATTCTGTTCTGGGGCTCGCCATCACAACGGCGCTGTACCGCGACAACCCCACGCTTTCTGAGGGCGACCTCGCGAAGATGAGGGCGGCGGTCGTATCGACAGTCGCACTTGCAGAGGTGGCGACCACCATTGGGCTCGGGAAATACATCTTGCTCGGCAACGGCGAAGTTCTCACGGGCGGACGCGAGAAGTCGTCGATTCTCGCTGACACCATGGAGGCCCTATTCGGTGCTGTCTACCTTGACAAGGGCCAGGATGCCGCGACAGCGACGGTCATGCGCCTCATCGGTCCGTTGCTGCACGACACTGCGCGCTTCGGCGCAGCGATGGACCCGAAGACGCACCTGCAGGAGGCAGCGAATGAGCGCGGTGCGCCGTCTCCTGATTATTCCGTAGAGAGCACCGGCCCCGATCACGACCGTCGTTTCACAGCGACGGTGACGGTTGGCGATCTCGTTGCCGCAACGGGCACAGGAACGAGCAAGAAGCAGGCAGAAATGGCCGCAGCGCTCACCGCCTGGACCGAACTCAATGCCCGAACTTCCTGA
- a CDS encoding YceD family protein, giving the protein MREHELTVVVPEQLGEGLISVKQGSEITEDVRLESVHEGILVTADVTATATGQCGRCLTDIAQTVEVEIQELFAYSTEEASEQAVHNDHVDLEPLVRDAVVLSLPFQPVCRPDCPGLDPESGVRLADHPEKEPRELLDPRWEALARFSSIPGTEDSSATDREER; this is encoded by the coding sequence ATGCGTGAGCACGAGCTGACCGTTGTGGTACCTGAGCAGCTTGGCGAGGGTCTGATCTCTGTTAAACAAGGCTCAGAGATTACCGAAGACGTCCGACTCGAGTCGGTTCACGAGGGAATCCTGGTCACGGCAGATGTCACGGCAACGGCGACGGGACAGTGCGGTCGATGCCTGACAGACATAGCTCAAACCGTTGAAGTCGAGATTCAGGAACTTTTCGCGTATTCTACTGAGGAAGCTTCTGAGCAAGCGGTTCACAATGACCACGTGGATCTTGAACCTCTTGTCAGAGACGCAGTGGTTTTATCACTGCCGTTTCAGCCGGTATGCCGGCCTGATTGCCCCGGACTCGACCCCGAGTCTGGCGTGCGTTTGGCCGATCACCCGGAGAAAGAACCTCGTGAGCTGTTGGATCCCCGATGGGAAGCACTCGCCCGGTTCTCCTCAATCCCAGGCACCGAAGATTCGAGTGCGACAGACAGAGAAGAGAGATAA
- the rpmF gene encoding 50S ribosomal protein L32 gives MAVPKRKKSRANTHARRSQWKASAPALVKTVENGQVTYSLPHRAKVVTDSAGTELFLEYKGRKVADV, from the coding sequence ATGGCTGTTCCCAAGCGAAAGAAGTCACGGGCAAACACCCACGCCCGTCGTTCGCAGTGGAAGGCTAGCGCTCCTGCGCTGGTGAAGACCGTTGAAAACGGCCAGGTCACCTACAGCCTCCCGCACCGCGCGAAGGTCGTCACCGACTCAGCCGGAACTGAGCTGTTCCTTGAGTACAAGGGACGCAAGGTCGCCGACGTCTAA